A genomic window from Yarrowia lipolytica chromosome 1D, complete sequence includes:
- a CDS encoding uncharacterized protein (Compare to YALI0D13024g, similar to uniprot|Q96WJ7 Blumeria graminis Glutamine synthetase (EC 6.3.1.2) (Glutamate--ammonia ligase)) produces MNWESELENDTAVKVAGIDIDGIVRGKSISKAKFLSVISKGFGFCGVIFGWDMHDKNYTKELTVSNKDNGYRDLLAIIDLSSFRRLPWENNIPFFLVHFKDSVTQEEIAPCPRSLLTAVTGLYFKDKMKAMAGAELEFYNFCLDRKDLPDSFAKLPPISTGMFGYSVQRPALNGDYFQAVWDTALKIDAPLEGWHTETGPGVLEAAIAFDEVNKLADKTSLFKLMVKSIAPQYKVIPCFMAKPQQGMPGNSGHLHVSLVDQESGKNLFARDQPDPNPEWPDVEYLSDLGRHFLAGVLDGLPDIMPMFAPTINSYKRLVENFWAPVTVSWGLEHRIASIRLIAPPTGSASATRFEIRTPGADVQPHFALAAILALGHRGIAKKMPLTVPPMGDSSPDKFERLPRDLMRATEHFMRPDSLARELFGDKFVEHYGETRLHECREFMESVTAWEVDRYIETV; encoded by the coding sequence atgaACTGGGAATCCGAACTCGAAAACGACACGGCCGTCAAGGTGGCGGGAATCGACATTGACGGCATTGTGCGGGGCAAGTCCATCTCCAAAGCCAAGTTCCTCAGcgtcatctccaagggATTTGGCTTCTGCGGCGTGATTTTCGGATGGGACATGCACGACAAAAACTACACCAAGGAGCTGACTGTcagcaacaaggacaaTGGCTACCGCGACCTGCTGGCCATCATCGACCTGTCGTCGTTCCGGCGGCTGCCGTGGGAAAACAACATCCCCTTCTTTCTTGTGCATTTCAAGGACTCGGTCACCCAGGAGGAAATCGCGCCGTGTCCGCGCTCGCTGCTCACCGCCGTTACCGGACTCTacttcaaggacaagatgAAGGCCATGGCCGGAGCAGAGCTCGAGTTCTACAACTTTTGCCTCGACAGAAAAGACCTGCCGGACTCGTTCGCAAAACTGCCCCCCATCTCTACAGGCATGTTTGGATACTCGGTCCAGCGCCCAGCCCTCAACGGAGACTACTTCCAGGCCGTCTGGGACACCGCCCTCAAGATTGACGCGCCCCTGGAGGGCTGGCACACAGAAACAGGACCAGGAGTGCTCGAAGCAGCCATTGCGTTCGACGAGGTCAACAAACTGGCCGACAAGACTTCGTTGTTCAAACTCATGGTCAAATCCATCGCCCCACAGTACAAGGTGATCCCCTGCTTCATGGCCAAGCCCCAGCAGGGCATGCCGGGCAATTCCGGCCATCTGCACGTGTCTCTGGTGGACCAGGAGTCCGGGAAAAACCTGTTTGCACGTGATCAGCCCGACCCCAACCCCGAGTGGCCCGACGTCGAGTACCTGTCTGATTTGGGCCGCCATTTTCTCGCCGGAGTGCTTGACGGCCTCCCAGACATTATGCCCATGTTTGCGCCCACCATCAACTCGTACAAGCGTCTGGTGGAGAACTTTTGGGCGCCGGTGACAGTGAGCTGGGGTCTGGAGCACCGGATTGCGTCCATCCGACTCATTGCACCCCCCACAGGTTCTGCCAGTGCCACCCGGTTTGAAATCCGAACTCCCGGAGCCGATGTGCAACCCCATTTCGCTCTGGCCGCCATTCTAGCGCTGGGACACCGAGGAATCGCCAAAAAGATGCCCCTGACCGTGCCTCCCATGGGCGACAGTTCTCCAGACAAGTTTGAACGGCTGCCCAGGGACTTGATGCGGGCCACGGAGCATTTCATGAGACCCGACAGTTTGGCCAGGGAGCTGTTTGGCGACAAGTTTGTCGAGCACTATGGAGAGACGAGATTGCATGAATGTCGAGAGTTTATGGAGTCGGTCACCGCGTGGGAGGTTGATCGGTACATTGAGACGGTCTAA
- a CDS encoding uncharacterized protein (Compare to YALI0D13046g, similar to |P43558 uniprot|P43558 Saccharomyces cerevisiae YFL044c and Schizosaccharomyces pombe Hypothetical zinc finger protein, similar to Saccharomyces cerevisiae OTU1 (YFL044C); ancestral locus Anc_8.12), which yields MKLKLRTPTLNKVVELDNDATVEDLAAMVLSLGVVDFAIKGGFPPKPIDLSQGSKSLASAGIRNGDQLIVSTSGGEITKGNDIVSANRGHKDPVMGGFNKGSGTSSGSGGSGPSDLVTAPCGTRKLVLRVMEDDNSCMFRAVGYNMMKDADTMFELRMMVKDKIASDPETYSDAILGRPRAEYMSWITRQDSWGGAIELQILAENLGLTIISADVSTGRLDHFNPGKPTFCIVVYSGIHYDSVALAEVSDLYTNSSDVTVFSQDAQGAAVLESLKVLMAELKKKHYYTDTASFAVKCNDCGSTFTGEKGALEHAKKTGHTNFGEK from the coding sequence ATGAAACTGAAACTACGAACGCCCACGCTCAACAAGGTGGTTGAGCTCGACAACGACGCCACCGTGGAGGACCTGGCCGCCATGGTGCTGTCGCTAGGAGTGGTGGATTTTGCCATCAAGGGCGGGTTTCCGCCGAAGCCCATCGATCTGTCGCAGGGAAGCAAGAGCCTGGCGTCGGCGGGGATCCGGAACGGCGACCAGCTCATTGTGTCGACGTCCGGTGGCGAAATCACCAAGGGCAACGACATTGTCTCTGCCAACCGGGGACACAAAGATCCGGTGATGGGTGGGTTCAACAAGGGCTCCGGGACAAGCTCCGGCTCGGGTGGCTCAGGACCTTCCGATCTGGTCACAGCCCCCTGTGGCACCCGTAAACTCGTGCTTCGAGTCATGGAAGACGACAACTCGTGCATGTTCCGAGCAGTGGGATACAACATGATGAAGGACGCAGACACAATGTTCGAGCTGCGGATGAtggtcaaggacaagattgCGTCGGACCCGGAAACATATTCCGACGCAATTCTGGGCCGCCCCCGCGCAGAGTACATGAGCTGGATCACCAGGCAGGACTCGTGGGGAGGAGCCATCGAGCTGCAGATTCTGGCGGAGAACCTGGGTCTGACCATCATTTCGGCCGACGTGTCGACAGGCCGACTGGACCACTTCAACCCCGGCAAGCCCACGTTCTGCATCGTCGTCTACTCGGGCATCCATTACGATAGTGTGGCGCTGGCGGAGGTATCCGACCTGTACACCAATTCGTCCGACGTGACGGTGTTCAGTCAGGACGCCCAGGGAGCGGCGGTACTCGAGTCGCTCAAGGTGCTCATGGCGGAattgaagaagaaacatTATTATACCGACACTGCTAGTTTTGCTGTCAAGTGCAATGATTGTGGATCGACGTTTACCGGAGAAAAGGGGGCGTTGGAGCATGCCAAGAAGACGGGTCATACCAATTTTGGCGAGAAGTGA
- a CDS encoding uncharacterized protein (Compare to YALI0D13068g, similar to Saccharomyces cerevisiae BUD20 (YLR074C); ancestral locus Anc_8.11, similar to uniprot|Q08004 Saccharomyces cerevisiae Chromosome XII reading frame ORF YLR074C zinc finger protein): MGRPSRMMYKTKRRTRDLDQILRDDMNTSQSIKALHNQEYDEEKPGLAQFYCIPCARYFETEFAKQTHIRGKVHKRRLKEIREVPYTQEEANMAAGNNVARYLARNDVDKKRLDEEEVTTMLTDRGSLEEVEQAKAASSFAREQEALRIAREKEAEEEDKGVIPETKDEDMA, translated from the coding sequence ATGGGAAGACCATCGCGAATGATGTACAAGACGAAACGTCGAACCCGAGATCTGGACCAGATTCTGCGGGACGACATGAACACGTCGCAGTCGATCAAGGCTCTGCACAACCAGGAgtacgacgaggagaagcccgGACTGGCGCAGTTCTACTGTATTCCGTGCGCTCGGTATTTCGAAACCGAGTTTGCCAAACAGACACACATCCGGGGCAAGGTGCACAAACGAcggctcaaggagatccGCGAGGTGCCATACacccaggaggaggccaatATGGCTGCTGGAAACAATGTGGCGCGATACCTGGCTCGAAATGATGTTGATAAGAAGCGTctggatgaggaggaggtgaccACCATGTTGACAGATCGTGGCAGTcttgaggaggtggagcagGCCAAGGCGGCAAGCAGTTTTGCTCGTGAGCAGGAGGCGTTGCGAATCGCCCGAGaaaaggaggccgaggaggaggacaaaGGGGTGATTcccgagaccaaggatGAGGATATGGCTTAG